The genomic window TTTGTCCCGTGCCAGGACGGCGGTGTATACGATTTTGGTCGGCTGATCCACCAGCGCGGCTACAGTCTGAATGTAAGGGCGCGTAGTGCCGATGGACGGCTCAGCCCTGAGCCGCTGGCGATAAGGTTTGCTGTAGACCTAGTTACGGGCGAGCCTCCCTCCGTGCCTCTGACGGTGCCACCCACGACCGCGCCAGAGCTGACCAACCCCGGATCTGCCACCGAATTACCTCCGGTTCTAGTCTCACCGCCGACGGCAGCATCGGGACGGAGTCTGCAGCTCGGCAGTTTCTATGCCGTGCAGGTACCCTTTGATACGCGGGTGATCACTTACGCTACGAGCAAGACTTACAACGGCAGGCTACTGACCATAACCATGCTCCATGCGCCTATTAATACCTTGTTTACCCAAAACAACAGCTGCCAACATCCGTACGAAAAAATTGTCTTCACCTCCGATCAGGTGCCCTACTGCGAGGGCACTCCTAACCTCGAAGAACTATCCCTAAACACCGTGCAGATGCCGCCACTCAACTTCGTCAACCTGGCCCTAAGCGTCAATGGCGGTATTTTGGCTGAGAATCTTCTCTTCGCCGCTTTCGAGCAAGGTAGTGAGCCCATAGCGGAGGGCAACATCAAACTTAATCAATGCCGTCCCGATCTGCCCCAGGGTAGTGTCACGATGCCGCTGATCCCAAAATTCTACGGTGGTCGCGAGCCAGGTCACATCCACTGGTGCCAGTATCAAGACGGCGCTGGCCTTTGGTGGTGGGGCGCCGTCGTCACCAGTTCAATTGGTAGCGGGGACGACGCAGCTGCCACCCTTAAAATATACTATTCCGTGTCTGCGTCCCTCGGCATGATTACCGAAACGCAAGTGGTCGATCGCCTGCAACGTATCGTCCTGCCGCTGCTGCTGCCGATCACCGATGTTCCGTAAGAGCTGGTCGGCGCCTCAGCGATACGTCCCATCCCTGCTCCCGCAGCGAGTCTAAAATTTGCACCTCCAGTGCCGTGAGTCCTAGGCTGCTAAACTGAGATGATTTACTGTGGCGATCGAGATCCTTATCCTGAATCTGGGTAATCATGCCGGCCGCAACGGTGCGGAAGTTCTCTTTATCGACCAGGATAAAGGATCCAGCGCGACGATCATCCCTAAAGGCGCTGACATATAAATCCCTGCTCAATTCTAATGAGACCGTCGCTATGTCGTTGACACTGAGTTCACCCGCCGGGACCGGGGTTAAACTGGCCAGATCAAATTTGTGATCGATCTCGGAGATCTGGGCGCTAGCCCTCTGTGTTCCAGTCCGCAGAAGATAGCTTTTGTCGCGCTCCCATGGCTGATCGTCAAACCAAACTAAGTTTGCTTTAAACCTGCCTGTGGGACGCCACAGGTGATCTTCGGGGGTGATAATATAACCGCGCTCAAGGTCGCGTTCATCACTTAGCGATACGGCGACACTGTCGCCAGTGGTGGCTTCAGTTGTGACGTTGCCATTGCGCCACAGGGCAGCGACGTTGCTAGTAGTTCCCGTAGGTAGTACGCGGACCCTGTCGCCTGGTCTCAGTGAGCCTGATGCAATCGTTCCGAGGGCAATGCGTTTGCCATGGCGCGAGCGGACGACGTGCTGGAGTGGGAGGGTAAACCCAGGTTGGACGTCTAGGTGACGCGCCTTGGCCGCGGCTAGGTCATCGAGTAGCGTGGCTAGAGGAGGTCCATCGTACCAAGGCGTATACGCGCTGCTTTTAGTGACATTGGCACCCGTAAGGGCACTGATCGGTATCACATGCACGCTACAAGATTCTTGATGCCACGAAAGGCTCCGAAAGTCGACGCTGATCTTCTGGATCCGTGCGCGGTCGTAGCCAACTAGGTCGACTTTGTTGATGGCCAAAATGATGTCACTTACGCCTAGTAAGTGCAGGATATAGGCGTGCCGCCGTGTTTGCTCCGTCAGGCCTTGTCTAGCGTCGACCAGGATAATGCCCACATCAGCCGTAGAGGCAGCAGTGACCATGTTACGCGTGTACTGCAGATGTCCTGGAGCATCGGCCAGTATGAACTTAGTCTTGGCCGAAGCAAAATATTTGTAGGCCACATCGATAGTGATGCCTTGCTCACGCTCGGACTTAAGACCATCGGTCACTAGTGACAGATCAGGACCATTGGCGCCTCGCTCGATACTCCGCAGCTGATCATCAAGGATGGCATCCGCCTCATAGAGTAGGCGCCCAATCAAAGTTGACTTACCGTCGTCAACGCTGCCAGCAGTAGTGACGCGGAGTAGGGCCTTTGGCTTTTTAATTGCGCTCATCAGAAGTAACCCTCACGTTTCTTGAGTTCCATGGAAGCGTCTTGATCATGATCAATGATCCGCGTTGATCTCTCTGAGACTCGCGACGCAAATAGCTCGGCAATGATCTGCTCGATGTCAGTGGCCTCGGACGCTACAGCACCCGTACATGGACTGCAGCCTAGAGTTCTAAAACGGCACATGACGGTCTTGACGCTTTCTGATGTACTTAGAGGAGAGTGAGCATCGACGGGAATGAGCTGCGTGCCGCGCACAATGACGGGCCGTGGCACCGCGTAGTAGAGGGGCACGATCGGAATCGCTTCGCGACGTATGTAGTTCCAGATGTCGAATTCTGTCCAGTTTGATAAGGGGAAGACGCGCATATGTTCGCCAGGACGGACGCTGCTATTGTAAAGGTGCCAGAGTTCGGGACGCTGATTCTTCGGATCCCACTGTCCGTGTGCGTCACGGAACGAGAAGATACGCTCTTTGGCGCGAGATCTTTCCTCGTCACGACGAGCTCCGCCGATGGCGGCATCAATCTGATATTTTGCCAGCACGTCGAGTAGGGCTTTGGTCTTTAATAGTCCGCAGCAAGCTTTAGTGCCCAGTTTAAAGGGATTGGTGTCCCGCGCTATCGCATCCTCATTCCTATGGACGATAAGTTCCAGCCCGTATCTCTTGGCGGCCTCATCTCGAAACGTGTACATCTCGGGGAACTTAAATCCCGTATCGACGTGAATCAGCGGAAATGGCACGCGTCCTGGGTAAAAGGCCTTGCTCGCAAGGTGCACTAGGACGCTCGAGTCTTTGCCTACTGAATAGAGAATAGCCGGATGCTCTGCCGTTGCAGCGACTTCGCGGAGAATTTCTATACTCTCCGACTCGAGAGTACTGAGGTAGGTGTCACTATCAGGACTTATGGGCATCTTTAGCCTCCCAGTGTTTTGCCGTTAAGCGCGAAGACCCGTGTAGGCCGCACTCTTTTTTGCTCTCTTGCTCCCACCACCAGCGCCCGGCGCGGATGTCCTCGCCCGGTAACACGGCGCGCGTACACGGCTCACAACCGATGCTGGGAAAGCCCTCGTCATGAAGTCGATTGTAGGGGAGGCGGTGTTTTTTGACGTAATACCACGTATCTTGGAGGGACCAGTGGGCGAGCGGGCTTACCTTGAGTCGCCCCGCGGGATCGAGGTCAAAAACCTGAACCTCTTGCCGCGCCATTGATTGGCCGCGTCTTAGCCCAGTAAACCAGGCCCTTTTACCGGCCAGTGCCCGCTCTAGCGGCAGTATTTTGCGCAGCTGGCAGCACTCCAGACGCCGCTCGACGCTGTCGTAGAAGGCATCAACACCATGGGCCTCCACCCAGCTGGCGACGTCTTGCCTCACCGGTCGCTCGACCCGAATCTTGAGTCCAAATTGCGCGCGCCATCGCTCCATGACGTCGAAGGTTGCCTCCGGTAAACGCCCAGTATCGAGAACCACGACATCGATATGTGCCATCCATGGCATCAGTATGTGTTGTAGGGCCACATCTTCGAGGCCAAAACTACTAGCAAATATCAGTTTATCGACGCCAAGCTTGTCGCTGACGGTTTTATGGTTGAGCGCCGCGACTACGCCCCCCGCAATGGAAGTTGAATCCCAATGGCCGTAATCTTGATTTAGCTTCTGGATATCGGCATGTAAAATCGCCTCAGTTAAGGCACTCATAGTGCAGCACCCAGGCGGTCAAGCCCGTAGCGCACGGAGAAGTCACCGAGGCGTTCCCCGCGCTCCCCTTGTGCGGCCCAAATACTGGCAAGCCGATAGAATAGGCCGCCGATCTCTGCTAATGGCACCTTGTCTTTGATCTTGGTCGCCAGCCTTTGCCCCTCGCTATCGCCACCGAGGAATACAGCGTAGTGTCCGGGCAACTGACCCACCAGGCCTAGTTCTGCCGTGTAAGGGCGCGCACAACCATTAGGGCAGCCGGTGATCCGCACCGTGGGCGCTCGCTCACTAAGATTTAGGCGGTCTAGTACGTCCTGCAAGGCACTGAATACCTCTTGTCCTATGCGCTCACCCTCGGCCAAGGCTTTACTGCAGGTCGGCAGAGCCACACAGGTGAGGGCGCGATCAAAGAGTTGGCGCGGGCTTAAGGGGCTAATGCCGTGCGCATCCAGGTAACTCTCTATCGCGTTTTTGTCGCTAGGCTGGATGCCAAACAAAATAAGATCTTGGTCCGGTGTCATCTGAATGGGTAAGTGGTAGTTTTCGATGATGTGACGTAGAGCCGCTTTGAGTGGCCGATTCGGAGTGTCGACGATACGGCCTGAGAGTAAGTGAAACCCAAGCGTCAGAGTACCGTCACGGTGACTATGCCATCCTAAATAGTTGGGTGTTTGCCACGCTGGTAGTGGGCGGTCCTCAAAGTTGACGCCAGCTCTTTTGGTGACCTCGTCGCGAAACCAAGGCACACCATTTTTATCGAGAAGGTATTTAAGCCGCGCGAAATTGCGGTCCTCCCTATTGCCGTAGTCACGCTGCACGGTGACCACTGCTTCTGTTGTTTGTAAAACTTTAGCGGCAGGTACCCAACCTAGATTGGATGCCAGGCGCGGATGAGTATCGGGATTACTATGGGACATCCCCATGCCGCCACCCACAAAGACGAAATAGCCATCTATGAGGCCACTACGGTCATAGGTTGCGGCCAGGCCTAAATCCTGGGCCAAGATATCGATACTATTGTTGCCCGCGGCCGTGATGCCAATCTTGAACTTGCGTGGCAGGTAGGCTGTGCCGTAGATGGGGTCCGCCTTTTCCTCTGCTACAGCCTGGCCATCTAGAAAAATCTCGAAATAGGCCGAAGAACTCGCCTCGAAATGCTTTGAAATCAAGTCTGTGAGTTTGTCCAGTTGCGCCAGCTTGGGATCACCCCATGGGTTGACTGCTTGCGTAACGTTGCGAACGACGTCGCCGCATGCACCTGTTGTTGTCACCAAGGCGTCGTTTATTTCCTTGATCGTCGCCTTAAGGTTGGACTTCAGGATGCCGTGCAGTTGCAAGCTCTGCCGTGTCGTGAGCCTGAGACCTCCCGATGAGTATTTGTCAGCAATCTCGTCCCAGTTTAGCCACTGCGCTGCCGTGAGGCGACCTCCGGGGATCCGGCCGCGGACCATCAGCGTAAAGGGTTTTCCGCCAGTGCTGGGTTCTCCGGGTTTGCGACGATCGCGGTCTTTTTGCTGGTATATGCCGTGGAATTTAAGCAAGGTCTCAGACACACTGCCGAAGCGAGACTCGTCACTGACGAGATCCGCTGCGAGATTGCCCCGTAGGCCACGGGATTCTACTTTAAGTAGTTCGGCCTTGGTTTTTTCGGTTTTATGTAATTCTGGTTTTGTGATTTCTGTAGTCGTCATTTTTTGTCCTTTTTTCAAGCTAATTAGCTACTGGTTTTGCTTGTCGTCCTAGCCAGGTATCTAGCTGCTCCCGCAGTGCTGCCATCCTTGCCGTCGTTTCTGGAACCACCGACTTGGCACGGTCGCGGAGGCCAGCAAGCTGCTCGATGTCACCGCTGATGGATTCTGGTAGGAGATCGTTGATCCAGATTTTGAGCGCTCTTGCGAGTCCAGGAAAACGTCCGTGCGTTGATATCGCAATGAGTAGTGGGCCTCGCTCGACTTGGGCGCCAAAATAGCAATCGGTAGTGGCTGGTGAGTCGACGGTATTGACCAAGATGCCCAGCGACCTTGCAGCGGCGGCGATTTTTTGATGTTCTTTAAAGTGATCGACCGCTGAGACGACCAGCCGCTGCTCGCGCAGGTCGTCAAGTTGCCAAGAGCGACTGATGACCTGAACGCGCTCATGAGCAGCAGCTAGGTCACGCACTTCATCACTGAGGCTGCGCGCCACCAGGGTGATCTGGGCCTCTGTTGCTAGAAGTTTGTGTAACTTCTCGGCGGCGCTGTTTTTGCCGCCGATTAGCAAAATAGGCTGGTTCTTTAAATCAAGAAAAATGGGCAGTAACGACGCCATGGGCAGTCTCCTTTTGCAGGTGTAACTCGTTTAGGGTGAAACGGTCGTGAGTGGTATCGCCGCTGGGTGCAGCATCCATAAAGGCAACATTGTGACCAAAATAAATGATGGCTGGTCCGTCCGTTTGGCGACGAAACCGCGCCGTTTGCGCCTCTGCCAAAGTCCCTCGTTGAACGACCTGGTGTCCATCGCTGGCAGTTTCAATCATCGCAAATGGTGTCGTCCCGTCCTTGCCGTGAATGACGAGACGCTGGGCGATCTCCTGCCATTTTTCTGAGCCCATAAAGATGATCACCGTGCCGTTGTACCGCGCAAGATCGTGCCAGTAGCCGGCGTCTTGCGGCAGGTGATGGCCCTGGATGGCACGGAATTCATTGCCGGCGCCCCGCATGGTCAACGGCAGCGTGAAGTTGGCAGCAACCGCATTGAGAGCGCTGACGCCCGCTACCACACGGTAGGCGATGCCGGCTTGACGTAGCGCCTCGATCTCCTCGCTGCCCCTGCCAAAGATAAAGGGATCGCCTGCCTTCAGGCGTACGACAGCGAAGCCAAGCCGCGCCCAATGTACTAGTAGTGCGTTGATTTCCTCTTGCTTTAGCGCATGTTGGCCGCAGCGTTTACCCGTGTAAATGGCGATGGCCGACTTCGGTATCAAGGCCAAGACTTGGTCAGCGATCAAGGCATCGTAGAATACGACATCAGCCGCGGCGATGGCTCTCAGAGCCCCGATCGTCAGCTGGTCTAGACCGCTAGAGCTTGAGCCTGCCCCTACCAGGGCCACCTGGCCTGGTTTGCTGTCGCTAGCAGCGCGACGCCTAAACGGAGTAATGTGTGGATAGGGATGCATGAACTGCTCTCCTCTTAAAGTTGGGGGGTAAGATGCGACGATTTAAAATTTCGTGAGGCTTGCCTACCTCCTCAATCT from Deltaproteobacteria bacterium includes these protein-coding regions:
- a CDS encoding sulfate adenylyltransferase, encoding MSAIKKPKALLRVTTAGSVDDGKSTLIGRLLYEADAILDDQLRSIERGANGPDLSLVTDGLKSEREQGITIDVAYKYFASAKTKFILADAPGHLQYTRNMVTAASTADVGIILVDARQGLTEQTRRHAYILHLLGVSDIILAINKVDLVGYDRARIQKISVDFRSLSWHQESCSVHVIPISALTGANVTKSSAYTPWYDGPPLATLLDDLAAAKARHLDVQPGFTLPLQHVVRSRHGKRIALGTIASGSLRPGDRVRVLPTGTTSNVAALWRNGNVTTEATTGDSVAVSLSDERDLERGYIITPEDHLWRPTGRFKANLVWFDDQPWERDKSYLLRTGTQRASAQISEIDHKFDLASLTPVPAGELSVNDIATVSLELSRDLYVSAFRDDRRAGSFILVDKENFRTVAAGMITQIQDKDLDRHSKSSQFSSLGLTALEVQILDSLREQGWDVSLRRRPALTEHR
- the cysD gene encoding sulfate adenylyltransferase subunit CysD; amino-acid sequence: MPISPDSDTYLSTLESESIEILREVAATAEHPAILYSVGKDSSVLVHLASKAFYPGRVPFPLIHVDTGFKFPEMYTFRDEAAKRYGLELIVHRNEDAIARDTNPFKLGTKACCGLLKTKALLDVLAKYQIDAAIGGARRDEERSRAKERIFSFRDAHGQWDPKNQRPELWHLYNSSVRPGEHMRVFPLSNWTEFDIWNYIRREAIPIVPLYYAVPRPVIVRGTQLIPVDAHSPLSTSESVKTVMCRFRTLGCSPCTGAVASEATDIEQIIAELFASRVSERSTRIIDHDQDASMELKKREGYF
- a CDS encoding phosphoadenylyl-sulfate reductase gives rise to the protein MSALTEAILHADIQKLNQDYGHWDSTSIAGGVVAALNHKTVSDKLGVDKLIFASSFGLEDVALQHILMPWMAHIDVVVLDTGRLPEATFDVMERWRAQFGLKIRVERPVRQDVASWVEAHGVDAFYDSVERRLECCQLRKILPLERALAGKRAWFTGLRRGQSMARQEVQVFDLDPAGRLKVSPLAHWSLQDTWYYVKKHRLPYNRLHDEGFPSIGCEPCTRAVLPGEDIRAGRWWWEQESKKECGLHGSSRLTAKHWEAKDAHKS
- a CDS encoding NADPH-dependent assimilatory sulfite reductase hemoprotein subunit — translated: MTTTEITKPELHKTEKTKAELLKVESRGLRGNLAADLVSDESRFGSVSETLLKFHGIYQQKDRDRRKPGEPSTGGKPFTLMVRGRIPGGRLTAAQWLNWDEIADKYSSGGLRLTTRQSLQLHGILKSNLKATIKEINDALVTTTGACGDVVRNVTQAVNPWGDPKLAQLDKLTDLISKHFEASSSAYFEIFLDGQAVAEEKADPIYGTAYLPRKFKIGITAAGNNSIDILAQDLGLAATYDRSGLIDGYFVFVGGGMGMSHSNPDTHPRLASNLGWVPAAKVLQTTEAVVTVQRDYGNREDRNFARLKYLLDKNGVPWFRDEVTKRAGVNFEDRPLPAWQTPNYLGWHSHRDGTLTLGFHLLSGRIVDTPNRPLKAALRHIIENYHLPIQMTPDQDLILFGIQPSDKNAIESYLDAHGISPLSPRQLFDRALTCVALPTCSKALAEGERIGQEVFSALQDVLDRLNLSERAPTVRITGCPNGCARPYTAELGLVGQLPGHYAVFLGGDSEGQRLATKIKDKVPLAEIGGLFYRLASIWAAQGERGERLGDFSVRYGLDRLGAAL
- a CDS encoding bifunctional precorrin-2 dehydrogenase/sirohydrochlorin ferrochelatase; translation: MASLLPIFLDLKNQPILLIGGKNSAAEKLHKLLATEAQITLVARSLSDEVRDLAAAHERVQVISRSWQLDDLREQRLVVSAVDHFKEHQKIAAAARSLGILVNTVDSPATTDCYFGAQVERGPLLIAISTHGRFPGLARALKIWINDLLPESISGDIEQLAGLRDRAKSVVPETTARMAALREQLDTWLGRQAKPVAN
- the cobA gene encoding uroporphyrinogen-III C-methyltransferase, with the translated sequence MHPYPHITPFRRRAASDSKPGQVALVGAGSSSSGLDQLTIGALRAIAAADVVFYDALIADQVLALIPKSAIAIYTGKRCGQHALKQEEINALLVHWARLGFAVVRLKAGDPFIFGRGSEEIEALRQAGIAYRVVAGVSALNAVAANFTLPLTMRGAGNEFRAIQGHHLPQDAGYWHDLARYNGTVIIFMGSEKWQEIAQRLVIHGKDGTTPFAMIETASDGHQVVQRGTLAEAQTARFRRQTDGPAIIYFGHNVAFMDAAPSGDTTHDRFTLNELHLQKETAHGVVTAHFS